A window of the Ardenticatenales bacterium genome harbors these coding sequences:
- a CDS encoding branched-chain amino acid ABC transporter permease: MAVSRPAGDFDRRYEQDMAVLRQRWQYVVLFLCLVALYTLPLYGSGTVISLVNRIGIFIIAVQGLNILTGYTGQISLGQAAFMTVGGYVSALLVGNLGWSFFLALPVAGLVAGLVGLLFGLPSLRVKGFYLVMATLGAQFIIPWFARNSFKDVLNGAQGINVAIVSLKIPVIANSCLLGTTYKADANACFFSFGEPSSFLLITLTVLMITTIATHNISRSRFGRALVSVRDNDLAAELLGINLFTYKLRAFFLAAVYAGIAGALLAHNLRFINSETVNLTSSVLMLGMLVVGGLGTSVGPFFGVTLVLLIEEAVVIITPILIDLIPAIEGTATAALRPLIFGLALMLFLVFEPRGLAYRWQLIKAAWRLRPFAH; this comes from the coding sequence ATGGCTGTTTCCAGACCCGCGGGCGACTTTGACCGCCGATATGAACAAGACATGGCCGTACTGCGGCAACGCTGGCAGTATGTGGTGCTGTTCCTTTGCCTGGTCGCACTCTACACCCTGCCCCTCTACGGCAGCGGCACAGTCATCTCCCTGGTCAACCGCATCGGCATTTTCATCATCGCCGTGCAGGGGCTAAACATTCTCACCGGTTACACGGGCCAGATTTCTCTGGGGCAGGCGGCGTTTATGACCGTGGGCGGGTATGTGTCCGCGCTGTTGGTGGGAAACCTCGGTTGGAGTTTCTTCCTGGCGCTGCCCGTGGCCGGGCTGGTGGCCGGGCTGGTGGGGCTGCTGTTTGGCCTGCCTTCGCTGCGCGTGAAGGGCTTTTACCTGGTGATGGCCACGCTCGGGGCGCAGTTCATTATCCCCTGGTTTGCGCGCAACTCATTCAAGGACGTCCTCAACGGGGCGCAAGGAATCAATGTGGCCATCGTCAGCTTGAAAATCCCCGTTATTGCCAATTCTTGCTTGTTGGGCACAACGTACAAGGCGGACGCAAATGCCTGCTTTTTCAGCTTCGGCGAACCCAGTTCTTTCCTTTTGATTACGCTGACGGTGCTGATGATCACCACAATTGCCACGCATAATATCTCGCGCAGCCGTTTTGGGCGGGCGCTGGTGTCCGTGCGGGATAATGACCTGGCGGCGGAGTTGTTGGGGATCAATTTATTCACGTATAAGCTACGCGCGTTCTTTTTGGCGGCGGTTTATGCCGGCATTGCCGGCGCCCTCCTCGCCCACAACCTCCGCTTCATCAACTCCGAAACCGTCAACCTCACCAGCTCCGTCCTCATGCTGGGTATGCTCGTCGTCGGCGGCCTGGGGACCAGCGTCGGCCCCTTCTTCGGCGTCACCCTCGTCCTCCTCATCGAAGAGGCCGTCGTCATCATCACCCCCATCCTCATTGACCTCATTCCGGCCATCGAAGGAACCGCCACCGCCGCCCTCCGCCCCCTCATTTTTGGCCTGGCGCTGATGCTGTTTCTTGTCTTCGAGCCGCGCGGCCTCGCCTACCGCTGGCAGCTCATCAAAGCCGCCTGGCGGCTGCGGCCCTTTGCGCACTAA
- a CDS encoding ABC transporter ATP-binding protein, whose amino-acid sequence MLKINNIEVIYSDVILVLRGVSLEVGEGQIVSLLGANGAGKTTTLKAISGLLLREDGAVTRGSIEFEGQRLDKMPAEEISRLGIVQVLEGRRLFQHLTAEENLRTGALVHRISGSEISRRLDEVYHHFPLLQKLRHKTAGYLSGGEQQMVAIGRALMSKPRLMLLDEPSLGLAPLLVQEIFEIIRNVNAESGVSMLVVEQNASIALRTSEYAYVMETGRIVLDGASAQLAQNADIKEFYLGLTQLGERKSYREVKHYKRRKRWLG is encoded by the coding sequence ATGCTAAAAATCAACAACATCGAAGTCATCTACAGCGACGTTATCCTCGTGCTACGCGGCGTCTCCCTGGAAGTGGGCGAGGGGCAGATTGTGTCCCTCTTGGGGGCCAATGGCGCAGGCAAAACAACGACGTTGAAGGCTATTTCGGGCCTGCTGCTGCGCGAAGATGGCGCAGTGACGCGGGGCAGCATTGAATTCGAGGGGCAGCGGTTGGATAAAATGCCGGCGGAAGAAATCTCCCGCCTGGGCATCGTCCAGGTCCTTGAAGGTCGCCGCCTATTCCAACACCTCACCGCCGAAGAAAACCTGCGCACCGGCGCCCTCGTCCACCGCATCAGCGGCAGCGAAATAAGCCGCCGCCTGGACGAGGTCTACCACCACTTTCCCCTGCTGCAAAAATTGCGCCACAAAACGGCGGGCTACCTCTCCGGCGGCGAACAGCAGATGGTCGCCATTGGCCGCGCCCTCATGTCCAAACCCCGCCTCATGTTGCTGGACGAACCCTCTCTAGGGCTGGCCCCTCTCCTGGTGCAGGAAATCTTCGAGATCATACGCAACGTCAACGCCGAATCAGGCGTTTCCATGCTGGTCGTAGAACAAAACGCCAGCATCGCCCTGCGCACGTCCGAATACGCCTATGTCATGGAAACGGGCCGCATCGTCCTCGACGGCGCTTCCGCCCAACTCGCCCAAAACGCGGACATCAAGGAGTTCTATCTGGGCCTCACTCAGTTGGGCGAACGCAAGAGCTACCGTGAAGTCAAGCATTACAAACGGCGCAAGCGGTGGTTGGGATAA
- a CDS encoding ABC transporter substrate-binding protein, whose protein sequence is MLKRMRILVIIILLLGVMVACSSPAAEPTATPAPVPTEAPMEEPTEAPMEEPTEAPMEEPTEAPMEEPTEAPTEEPMMDTSTMTIAEIAAADPEFSMLAEAVTAAGLADTLGGGEFTVFAPTNAAFEAMGGAAADADTLLYHVVAGTVTSADVVGLSYAPTMLEGRNLSIDVRDGGVVINGEANVVMADVPASNGIIHVIDHVLTPRTLTFYHFGDLSGPLAGITAPLVTGFNDAVAAANAGRGIYGATINLEFTDTQSSVDAAVAAYDRYTSEDDNVLMMFTYGSGDGEALASRFREDKIPNLAAGLSSVAFYGPDSGYTFGYAPIYPEQFGLFLDYIAANWDAVKPAGAGDEINLAYISWPTAYGQGALTPESRAYAESLGVTIVAEELIDPTPTADASTAILNAQAAGANVIYTNTLAFGPASILNALGVLGLRQSFLVGANNWAMDLATYAYLSDPTLAVGMISAFPYLWWTDQDNAGIQYISKVFTENERPPELQSVGYLLTFAGVDLAVKAAEKAIDENGWANLSGETITQGLIDLGQYNVLDGVFIVDFSNNNRSPRMAQIRQIQGGPDAFVVLQDFTEAPSLRPAETFELP, encoded by the coding sequence ATGCTTAAACGAATGCGAATTCTGGTAATTATCATTCTTTTGCTGGGTGTTATGGTTGCGTGCAGCAGCCCGGCGGCGGAACCAACCGCCACACCCGCGCCGGTTCCCACGGAAGCCCCCATGGAAGAGCCAACGGAAGCCCCTATGGAAGAGCCGACGGAAGCGCCCATGGAAGAACCCACGGAAGCCCCCATGGAAGAACCCACGGAAGCGCCGACCGAGGAACCGATGATGGACACCTCCACGATGACCATCGCGGAAATCGCCGCGGCGGATCCGGAATTCTCCATGCTGGCGGAAGCGGTGACGGCGGCGGGCCTGGCGGATACGCTCGGCGGCGGCGAATTCACCGTGTTCGCGCCGACCAACGCTGCTTTTGAGGCGATGGGCGGGGCCGCCGCGGATGCCGACACCCTGCTCTACCATGTGGTGGCCGGCACAGTGACCTCCGCTGATGTGGTCGGCTTGAGCTACGCGCCGACGATGCTGGAAGGCCGCAACCTCAGCATTGACGTGCGCGATGGCGGCGTGGTGATCAATGGTGAGGCGAATGTGGTGATGGCGGATGTGCCGGCATCTAACGGCATCATCCACGTCATCGATCACGTCCTCACGCCCCGCACCCTCACCTTCTATCACTTTGGCGACCTGTCTGGTCCGCTTGCCGGCATCACCGCCCCCCTCGTCACCGGTTTCAACGACGCCGTCGCCGCCGCCAACGCCGGTCGTGGCATCTATGGGGCCACCATCAACCTGGAATTCACCGACACCCAGAGCAGCGTGGACGCCGCCGTGGCCGCCTATGACCGCTACACCAGCGAAGACGACAACGTCCTCATGATGTTCACCTACGGCTCCGGTGACGGCGAAGCCCTGGCCAGCCGCTTCCGCGAAGACAAAATCCCCAACCTGGCCGCCGGCCTCAGCTCGGTCGCCTTCTACGGCCCCGATTCCGGCTACACCTTCGGCTATGCCCCCATCTACCCCGAACAGTTCGGCCTCTTCCTGGACTACATCGCGGCCAACTGGGACGCGGTGAAACCGGCGGGCGCCGGGGACGAAATCAACCTGGCCTACATCAGTTGGCCCACCGCCTACGGGCAGGGCGCGCTCACGCCGGAAAGCCGCGCTTACGCGGAATCCCTGGGCGTGACCATTGTCGCCGAGGAACTGATCGATCCCACCCCCACCGCGGATGCCTCGACGGCCATCCTCAACGCGCAGGCCGCGGGGGCCAACGTCATCTACACGAATACGCTGGCCTTTGGTCCCGCCTCCATCCTCAATGCGTTGGGCGTGCTGGGTCTGCGCCAAAGCTTCCTGGTGGGCGCGAATAACTGGGCCATGGACCTGGCGACGTATGCTTACCTGAGCGACCCGACGCTGGCCGTGGGCATGATCTCCGCCTTCCCCTATCTGTGGTGGACGGACCAGGATAATGCCGGCATCCAGTACATCAGCAAAGTCTTCACCGAAAACGAGCGCCCACCCGAACTACAATCCGTGGGCTACCTCCTCACCTTCGCCGGCGTGGACCTGGCCGTCAAAGCAGCCGAAAAAGCTATTGACGAAAATGGTTGGGCCAATCTTTCCGGCGAAACCATCACGCAAGGCCTGATTGACCTCGGTCAGTACAACGTGTTGGACGGCGTCTTCATCGTAGACTTCAGCAACAACAACCGCTCCCCGCGCATGGCCCAGATTCGCCAGATTCAGGGCGGCCCGGATGCGTTTGTCGTGCTGCAAGACTTCACCGAAGCCCCATCGCTGCGTCCCGCCGAGACCTTTGAACTGCCGTAA